The following proteins are encoded in a genomic region of Toxotes jaculatrix isolate fToxJac2 chromosome 3, fToxJac2.pri, whole genome shotgun sequence:
- the LOC121179304 gene encoding uncharacterized protein LOC121179304, which yields MDGVLEGAAVLCICKLTCSLFFLPSLTASYSPVSFCCCCLLIFTDFLVTVFLSFLCIFESWLTEPTTLSDVIALRFLLFLSHTYGAVLLLTTPLIAVETLTRRLWPRSVIAHRALSRTVDSEVTVEEREDGSTQDEDKGLSHVVGYLCCLSVWIVVALNVMWRWQLEEEWVAACFHTTNSLIRCLPSLFSPMPSIVNPCWGMAFLSLLLLLLTTSAGLHRRHRALVHVEGTHRVKCGVNGKSDSCWQDLVPAQSAPTKPVNPGMLVSEPPQCVDPEKTESSCTVHRAYSWNIVQMSARHHGDLVLVSPGCLSAERGEQEHERTMRGIALTFITEEHVDSQYGSQLVWQQSGFPCPGVNVMIGFVGVLSIFVLPLNLSVNILLIRTIETVLELCVRSLVSSAANRSDTSASHNETFV from the exons ATGGATGGAGTGTTGGAGGGAGCGGCAGTGCTGTGCATATGTAAACTGACCTGTAGTCTTTTCTTCCTGCCCTCACTGACTGCCTCATACAGTCCTgtcagcttctgctgctgctgcctcttgaTCTTCACCGACTTCCTGGTCACAG TTTTTCTGAGTTTCCTTTGTATCTTTGAATCCTGGCTGACTGAACCAACCACACTAAGTGATGTCATTGCCCTGCGCTTCCTGCTGTTTCTCAGCCACACATATGGTGCGGTGTTACTCCTGACCACACCTCTGATTGCTGTGGAGACTCTGACCAGACGGCTGTGGCCTCGCTCTGTCATTGCTCACAGGGCATTGAGTCGAACAGTGGACTCTGAGGTAACtgtggaagagagggaggacggCAGCACTCAAGACGAAGACAAGGGGTTGTCTCATGTCGTCGGCTAcctctgctgcctgtctgtATGGATCGTTGTCGCCCTGAATGTCATGTGGCGATGGCAGCTGGAGGAAGAGTGGGTTGCTGCCTGCTTTCACACAACCAACTCCCTCATCAGATGTTTGCCCAGCTTGTTCAGCCCCATGCCCAGCATTGTGAACCCCTGCTGGGGAATGGCCTTCCTGtcccttctcctgctcctcctgacCACGAGCGCAGGCCTGCACAGGCGACACCGAGCCCTTGTACATGTGGAGGGGACCCACCGAGTGAAATGTGGAGTTAACGGTAAGAGTGACAGTTGCTGGCAAGACCTCGTTCCAGCCCAGTCTGCACCCACCAAGCCTGTGAACCCTGGGATGTTGGTGTCAGAACCACCACAGTGTGTTGacccagagaaaacagagagcagctgcaCTGTTCACAGAGCGTATTCCTGGAACATTGTGCAGATGTCGGCGCGTCACCATGGAGATTTAGTCCTCGTCTCCCCCGGGTGTTTGTCTGCAGAGAGGGGAGAACAGGAGCACGAAAGGACAATGAGAGGTATAGCTCTGACATTTATCACGGAGGAACACGTGGACTCACAATACGGGAGCCAGCTTGTGTGGCAACAGTCGGGTTTTCCCTGCCCGGGGGTGAATGTAATGATAGGGTTCGTGGGTGTGCTCTCCATTTTTGTGCTGCCTCTGAACCTCAGCGTGAACATTCTTCTGATCAGGACTATAGAGACTGTACTGGAGCTGTGTGTCAGATCTTTAGTTtcatcagcagcaaacaggagcGACACATCAGCCTCTCACAATGAAACATTTGTATAA